From Glycine max cultivar Williams 82 chromosome 11, Glycine_max_v4.0, whole genome shotgun sequence, the proteins below share one genomic window:
- the LOC100789855 gene encoding transcription factor bHLH122 — MESDLQQHPPMFLDHHQQQMNSGLTRYRSAPSSYFSSIIDHEFYEHVFNRPSSPETERMLTRFVNSLGGGDADAEDSLATTQNPPTVVAVKEEVNQQPPDVTSMNNEPLVLQQQQQQQQQQQQSNNMYNYGSSGTQNFYQSTGRPPLPNQMKTGHGSSSNLIRHGSSPAGLFSNINIDITGYAAVVRGMGTMGAAANNTSEEANFSPATRMKNNAPNFSSGLMSSRAEVGNKSNTQNNNAENEGFAESQGNEFIPAGFPVGPWNDSAIMSDNVTGLKRFRDEDVKPFSGGLNAPESQNETGGQQPSSSALAHQLSLPNTSAEMAAIEKFLQLSDSVPCKIRAKRGCATHPRSIAERVRRTKISERMRKLQDLVPNMDKQTNTADMLDLAVEYIKDLQNQVQTLSDNRAKCTCSHKKQQ; from the exons atggagTCAGATCTTCAGCAGCACCCTCCCATGTTTTTGGATCACCACCAGCAGCAGATGAATTCAGGGTTGACACGTTACCGATCGGCGCCAAGTTCGTATTTTTCGAGCATCATTGACCATGAGTTCTACGAGCACGTTTTCAATCGACCCTCTAGCCCCGAAACAGAGCGAATGTTGACACGCTTTGTGAATAGTCTTGGTGGGGGTGATGCTGATGCAGAGGATTCACTTGCTACTACTCAGAATCCCCCAACTGTTGTTGCGGTTAAGGAAGAGGTTAATCAGCAACCTCCGGATGTTACATCCATGAATAATGAACCACTTGTTctccaacaacaacagcagcagcagcaacaacaacaacaaagtaaTAATATGTATAATTATGGCTCTTCTGGTACTCAGAATTTTTACCAAAGCACTGGACGACCACCTTTGCCAAACCAGATGAAGACTGGTCATGGAAGTAGTTCTAATCTTATCAGACATGGTAGCTCACCTGCTGGATTGTTTTCAAACATTAACATTGATATTACTG GCTATGCTGCTGTTGTAAGGGGCATGGGAACTATGGGAGCTGCTGCTAATAACACCAGCGAGGAAGCAAACTTTTCACCAGCAACAAGGATGAAGAATAATGCACCAAACTTCTCTTCAGGACTAATGTCATCAAGGGCTGAAGTTGGAAACAAGAGCAATACACAGAACAATAATGCAGAAAATGAAGGGTTTGCTGAAAGCCAGGGCAATGAGTTTATCCCTGCAGGTTTCCCCGTTGGTCCGTGGAATGATTCTGCAATCATGTCTGACAACGTGACAGGTCTGAAGAGATTTAGAGATGAAGATGTGAAACCATTTTCTGGTGGTTTAAATGCACCTGAAAGTCAG AATGAAACTGGAGGCCAACaaccttcttcttctgcttTGGCTCATCAATTGAGTTTGCCAAATACTTCTGCAGAAATGGCAGCCATTGAGAAGTTTCTGCAGCTCTCAGATTCTGTTCCTTGCAAAATTCGTGCCAAACGGGGCTGTGCCACTCACCCAAGAAGCATTGCAGAgagg GTTAGAAGAACTAAAATTAGTGAGCGAATGAGGAAGCTACAAGATCTCGTTCCCAACATGGATAAG CAAACAAACACAGCTGACATGTTGGACTTGGCTGTTGAGTACATTAAAGACCTTCAAAACCAAGTTCAG ACTCTTTCGGACAATCGGGCAAAGTGTACGTGTTCACACAAGAAGCAGCAATAA